DNA sequence from the Elusimicrobiota bacterium genome:
AAAGCAGTGGGGCTACGATTCTTTCAAGCCGCTGCAGAAAGAGGCCATTGAAGCCGCTTTAGCCGGGCGGGACAGCCTTGTGGTTCTGCCCACCGGCGGCGGCAAAAGCCTGTGTTATCAGCTTCCGGCCGCCATGGGCAATAAGGGGCTGGTGCTCGTTGTCTCCCCGCTTATAGCCCTCATGGACGACCAGGTGGCCGCCGCGCGCGAGGCGGGCCTGATGGCTGACGCGATGCACTCAAATCTTGAAGCCAGCAAGCGCGGCGACACATACTGGCGGTTGTCCGAGGGTATCACAGAACTTTTATATGTAAGCCCTGAGCGCCTGCTCGCGGGCGACCTGCTTAAATATATTTCCGGGCGCGTTATTCTTGCCGCCGTGGACGAGGCGCACTGCGTTTCGCACTGGGGCCACGAATTCAGGCCCGAGTACCGCCGCCTTACCGAAGTTTTAGACCAGTTCCCCAAAGCCGCCCGCATGGCTTTAACCGCCACCGCCACGCCCGAAGTACAAAAAGACATCTGCGCCCAACTGGGCCTGCGTTCCCCGTTGCGGTTAGTGGGGCACCCGGACCGGCCGAACCTTGTTTATCGGGCCCTGCCGCGCCGCGACCAGCTTGCGCAGGTGCTTGAAATAGCGCGCCGATACGCGGGTTCGGGCGGTATTGTGTACGCCCAAACCCGCAAAGACGTGGAGCGCATCGCGGCGGGGCTAAAAAAAGAGGGTATCTCCTGCGCGCCATACCACGCGGGGCTTAACGCCGAAGACAGGCGGCGCGCCCAGGACGATTTTGTGAACGAGCGGCTGGATGTTATTGTGGCCACTATCGCCTTCGGCATGGGTATAGACCGCTCCAATGTGCGCTATGTGGCTCACGCTAACACTCCCCGCTCGGTGGAGCACTATCAGCAGGAATCGGGCCGCGCGGGCCGCGACGGCCTTCCCGCCGAATGCCTGCTTTTGTTTTCCGCTTCGGATCTGGCCCTTCACCGCTACCTGGCCAAAAAGGACGCCAACCTGCCTCCCGAAAGGGAACGCGCCCTTGAACGCCAGCTGCGCGAAATAGGCCGCTACGCTGTATCTCCCGTATGCCGCCACCGCTTGCTCACCGAACACTTCGGCGCGCCGTATCCTCCGGCTGAAACCGCCGCGGAAGAGTGTATTTTTGAGGAGGCTTTTTGTAAAGACGGGGATGCGGATATTTACCCGGAGCCGGGCAAGGCGGAGGGGTGTGCCCGAGCAGTGGTTCCCATCGAAGATGGGACTGCGACAAAATACCCGGAGCCCGACAG
Encoded proteins:
- a CDS encoding RecQ family ATP-dependent DNA helicase — encoded protein: MKLKEILKKQWGYDSFKPLQKEAIEAALAGRDSLVVLPTGGGKSLCYQLPAAMGNKGLVLVVSPLIALMDDQVAAAREAGLMADAMHSNLEASKRGDTYWRLSEGITELLYVSPERLLAGDLLKYISGRVILAAVDEAHCVSHWGHEFRPEYRRLTEVLDQFPKAARMALTATATPEVQKDICAQLGLRSPLRLVGHPDRPNLVYRALPRRDQLAQVLEIARRYAGSGGIVYAQTRKDVERIAAGLKKEGISCAPYHAGLNAEDRRRAQDDFVNERLDVIVATIAFGMGIDRSNVRYVAHANTPRSVEHYQQESGRAGRDGLPAECLLLFSASDLALHRYLAKKDANLPPERERALERQLREIGRYAVSPVCRHRLLTEHFGAPYPPAETAAEECIFEEAFCKDGDADIYPEPGKAEGCARAVVPIEDGTATKYPEPDRAEGCGACDVCLGETKSLPDDEALLTAKKVLSAAWRAEGRYGTGYVVNLLLGRVNERMTENGHDKLQVFGLLKDSGEAAVRSWIDQLIVQDFLEVTEEGEYPLLRITEAGRGLCNGRGTVRMGIPVPLKVKGKKKAKALKGKAACGLPADEELFERLRALRRSLADKAGIPPYVIFHDSVLIEMSAAKPQTLDDLRGIKGIGEKKLEKYGQLFLDAISGRKESP